One stretch of Amycolatopsis sp. NBC_00345 DNA includes these proteins:
- a CDS encoding alpha/beta fold hydrolase gives MTRGEELGQERSVRLPQGELRYFERGEGPSVVFLHGVLTNALLWRKVVPDVAAAGFRCLAPDLPLGAHTVPMRADADLSVPGVATLIGDLLDALDLHDVTLVANDTGGALTQVLLARYPERVGRVVLTPSDSLEYFFPPIFRTLPVIARVPGSMAVLGQLLRIRALYGLPLLFGWVTKHPLAPEIADDYLTRLHRSAGLRRDLRKLLRTVHSRHTLAAAEKLRHFERPVLLVWASEDKLFPIRLAHRLAELLPDAKLVEVADSYTFVSEDQPAELARHVVEFAGAMAD, from the coding sequence ATGACACGAGGCGAAGAACTGGGACAGGAGCGCAGCGTCCGGCTGCCGCAGGGCGAGCTGCGCTACTTCGAACGCGGCGAGGGCCCGTCGGTGGTGTTCCTGCACGGGGTGCTGACGAACGCGCTGCTGTGGCGGAAGGTCGTGCCCGACGTCGCGGCGGCCGGGTTCCGCTGCCTGGCGCCGGACCTGCCGCTGGGCGCGCACACCGTCCCGATGCGGGCGGACGCCGACCTGAGCGTGCCGGGGGTCGCCACGCTGATCGGCGACCTGCTCGACGCGCTGGACCTGCACGACGTCACGCTGGTCGCGAACGACACCGGCGGCGCGCTGACGCAGGTCCTGCTCGCGCGGTACCCCGAGCGCGTCGGCCGGGTCGTGCTGACGCCGTCGGACAGCTTGGAGTACTTCTTCCCGCCGATCTTCCGGACGCTGCCGGTGATCGCGCGGGTCCCGGGGTCGATGGCGGTGCTCGGGCAGCTGCTGCGGATCCGGGCGCTGTACGGGCTGCCCCTGCTGTTCGGCTGGGTGACCAAGCACCCGCTGGCGCCGGAGATCGCCGACGACTACCTGACCCGGCTGCACCGCTCCGCCGGCCTGCGCCGGGACCTGCGGAAGCTGCTGCGCACCGTCCATTCGCGACACACGCTGGCCGCGGCGGAGAAGCTGCGGCACTTCGAGCGGCCGGTGCTGCTGGTGTGGGCGAGCGAGGACAAGCTGTTCCCGATCCGCCTCGCGCACCGGCTGGCCGAGCTGCTGCCCGACGCGAAACTGGTGGAGGTGGCCGACTCCTACACGTTCGTCTCCGAGGACCAGCCGGCGGAGCTGGCCCGCCACGTCGTCGAGTTCGCGGGCGCCATGGCAGATTAG
- a CDS encoding TetR/AcrR family transcriptional regulator: MPAASSQPRRTRSGNRRDEAARLAVLHAADDLLVEHGFGALTVEAIARRAGVGKQTIYRWWPSKVEVLLDTLIEDSDKRSAVPTEKPTAESIQTYLRGFARFLTRDPAGKVLLALMAEAQHDPETARSFHQRYLGPRREQEREMLARAIDAGEISPRLSPDATLDALIGPIVYCALTGSSVPRGLVSTLVEDLLRPQSK, from the coding sequence ATGCCCGCTGCCAGCTCCCAGCCCCGCCGGACCCGCTCGGGCAACCGGCGCGACGAAGCCGCGCGCCTGGCCGTGCTTCACGCCGCCGACGATCTCCTCGTCGAGCACGGATTCGGCGCTCTGACCGTCGAGGCGATCGCGCGCCGCGCCGGTGTCGGCAAGCAGACGATCTACCGGTGGTGGCCCTCGAAGGTCGAGGTCCTCCTTGACACGCTCATCGAGGACAGCGACAAGCGTTCCGCCGTCCCGACCGAGAAGCCGACCGCGGAAAGCATCCAGACCTACCTGCGCGGCTTCGCGCGGTTCCTCACCCGCGACCCGGCCGGCAAGGTCCTGCTCGCGCTCATGGCCGAGGCCCAGCACGATCCCGAGACGGCCCGGAGCTTCCACCAGCGTTACCTCGGCCCACGCCGCGAGCAGGAACGCGAGATGCTCGCGCGCGCGATCGACGCCGGCGAGATCTCACCCAGGCTCAGCCCCGACGCCACACTCGACGCACTGATCGGCCCGATCGTCTACTGCGCGCTGACCGGGTCCAGCGTTCCTCGTGGATTGGTGAGCACCCTGGTCGAGGACCTGCTCAGGCCTCAATCGAAGTGA
- a CDS encoding zinc-binding dehydrogenase, with product MDEVMTAAILTRHGGLEALELHRDWPVPRPGPGEVLVRVTAAALNNTDVWTREGAYGTAADPDALSGWRGPIDFPRIQGGDIAGVAVESGRRVLVDPAIYRDGGQDAPPVGLLGSEADGGFAEYVVVPADQVHDVTASPLSDEELACLPVAYGTAMGMLERAGIKAGETVLVTGASGGVGAALVQLAAARGARAYAVTSAAKAYAVMELGASGVILRDAGGTGAAAGDVAEQVRALGPLDAVADVAGGPLLADLLPLLRDDGRWVIAGAVAGALVQLDLRRLYLHNIRLIGSSMHTRPHFAELVRTALSGAVRPPVAATHPLASLTEAQQQFLHHNHVGKIVVRPKLTSIEA from the coding sequence ATGGACGAGGTGATGACTGCCGCGATCCTGACGCGGCACGGAGGTCTTGAGGCGCTTGAACTCCACCGGGACTGGCCGGTGCCCCGGCCCGGGCCCGGCGAGGTGCTCGTCCGCGTGACCGCCGCGGCGCTGAACAATACCGATGTGTGGACACGTGAAGGCGCGTACGGCACGGCGGCGGACCCGGACGCGCTCAGCGGATGGCGCGGCCCCATCGACTTCCCGCGAATCCAGGGCGGCGACATCGCCGGAGTGGCCGTCGAAAGCGGCCGCCGCGTGCTCGTCGACCCGGCGATCTACCGTGACGGCGGCCAGGACGCGCCGCCGGTCGGGCTGCTGGGCAGCGAGGCGGACGGCGGATTCGCGGAGTACGTCGTGGTGCCCGCCGACCAGGTCCACGACGTCACCGCGTCACCGCTGAGCGACGAGGAACTGGCGTGCCTGCCCGTCGCGTACGGGACGGCGATGGGCATGCTGGAACGAGCCGGGATCAAGGCCGGTGAGACGGTGCTGGTCACCGGCGCTTCCGGCGGCGTCGGCGCGGCGCTGGTGCAGCTCGCCGCCGCTCGCGGGGCGCGGGCGTACGCCGTGACCAGCGCGGCGAAGGCCTACGCGGTCATGGAATTGGGTGCTTCGGGTGTGATCCTGCGTGATGCCGGGGGCACGGGTGCTGCCGCTGGAGATGTCGCCGAGCAAGTCCGCGCTCTGGGCCCCCTGGACGCGGTCGCGGACGTCGCCGGCGGCCCCCTGCTGGCCGACCTGCTCCCCCTGCTCCGTGACGACGGCCGCTGGGTGATCGCCGGCGCCGTCGCGGGCGCGCTGGTGCAGCTGGACCTCCGCCGGCTGTACCTGCACAACATCCGGCTGATCGGCTCGTCGATGCACACGCGCCCGCACTTCGCCGAACTCGTGCGCACCGCGCTGTCGGGCGCGGTCCGTCCCCCGGTCGCGGCCACCCACCCGCTGGCGTCGCTAACCGAGGCGCAGCAACAGTTCCTGCACCACAACCACGTGGGAAAGATCGTCGTACGGCCGAAACTCACTTCGATTGAGGCCTGA
- a CDS encoding trypsin-like serine protease: protein MFGRLRSAASTRRQAFHSKMQAAAYRSTVNALDTAPSLTHRSTPIPWIVSVQYDAPAHSRYRWHTATGVLIAPRAVLTCAHVFSPDAQRPGTIPLADRKFTARVGGTGLDDGVAHEITEVRLHPGFDPATAAHDLAVATLGTAAELPTLARDDRSPAVGDAITILGWPRGRDGDGRLAQATTTLIDPRIGGTGELCAANLPVPDDLGAGCSGGAVLKSSDGGTARLVGILSHGAGVAIDEAGPPAVIMNVPAEAGFIDHAVAEPY, encoded by the coding sequence ATGTTCGGAAGACTGAGATCTGCGGCGTCCACAAGACGGCAGGCGTTCCACTCGAAGATGCAGGCAGCCGCGTATCGGTCGACCGTCAACGCGCTCGACACCGCGCCGAGCCTCACCCATCGATCCACCCCGATCCCGTGGATCGTCAGCGTCCAATACGACGCACCAGCCCACAGCCGTTACCGCTGGCACACCGCGACCGGCGTCCTCATCGCACCGCGGGCCGTCCTCACCTGCGCCCACGTCTTCAGCCCCGATGCGCAGCGACCCGGCACGATCCCCCTGGCGGACCGGAAGTTCACCGCCCGCGTCGGCGGTACCGGCCTCGACGACGGCGTCGCGCACGAGATCACCGAGGTCCGCCTCCACCCCGGGTTCGACCCGGCCACCGCGGCCCACGACCTCGCGGTGGCCACCCTCGGCACCGCGGCCGAGCTGCCGACGCTCGCGCGCGACGACCGGAGCCCGGCCGTCGGCGACGCGATCACCATCCTCGGCTGGCCCCGTGGCCGCGACGGCGACGGCCGGCTGGCCCAGGCCACGACAACCCTGATCGACCCGCGCATCGGCGGCACCGGGGAGCTGTGCGCGGCCAACCTGCCTGTGCCCGACGACCTGGGCGCCGGCTGTTCCGGCGGCGCCGTCCTGAAGAGCAGTGACGGCGGTACGGCACGGCTCGTCGGCATCCTCAGCCACGGCGCCGGGGTGGCCATCGACGAGGCGGGCCCGCCGGCGGTCATCATGAATGTGCCGGCCGAGGCGGGTTTCATCGACCACGCCGTCGCCGAACCGTATTGA
- a CDS encoding GDSL-type esterase/lipase family protein has product MILAADDPRLLLTGHAELLREDGRLVPVRLPRGYADPGLTAAAAVPAGVRLAFDSDATGFEWDATSSAAPFDVVVDGELVLRSRETPLRVSGLVLGRKRFEIWLPQLGHVRLGPLRLPGGAVVAPPAIRPQWTAYGSSITQCTGADGPSETWPALVASANDWTLRCLGFARQCHLDPVVARLIRDTPADLISLCVGTNIHGAASFSARTLAPALTGFVRTIRDGHPDTPLAVLSPPVAPDRERAANAVGLTLADVRAEVESAVRALQKDDPALTLVPGPEIADAAWLADGVHPSADGYRRMAGRLTPVLGGLITC; this is encoded by the coding sequence GTGATCCTCGCCGCGGACGATCCCCGGCTGCTGCTCACCGGCCACGCGGAGCTGCTGCGCGAGGACGGCCGGCTCGTGCCCGTCCGCCTGCCCCGCGGGTATGCCGACCCGGGCCTCACCGCCGCGGCCGCTGTGCCCGCGGGCGTCCGGCTGGCCTTCGACAGCGACGCGACCGGCTTCGAGTGGGACGCCACGTCGTCCGCGGCGCCGTTTGACGTGGTGGTGGACGGCGAGCTGGTGCTCCGCTCGCGCGAGACGCCGTTACGAGTCTCGGGGCTTGTCTTGGGGCGCAAGCGATTTGAGATCTGGCTGCCACAGCTGGGTCACGTCCGGCTGGGCCCGTTGCGCCTGCCCGGCGGCGCTGTCGTGGCGCCTCCGGCGATCCGTCCACAGTGGACCGCGTACGGCAGCTCCATCACCCAGTGCACCGGCGCGGACGGGCCTTCCGAAACCTGGCCCGCGCTGGTCGCGTCGGCGAACGACTGGACGTTGCGCTGTCTCGGCTTCGCCCGGCAGTGCCACCTCGACCCGGTGGTCGCCCGGCTGATCCGCGACACCCCGGCCGACCTGATCAGCCTGTGCGTCGGCACCAACATCCACGGCGCGGCGAGTTTCAGCGCGCGCACCCTGGCCCCCGCGCTCACGGGCTTCGTCCGCACCATCCGCGACGGCCATCCCGACACCCCGCTGGCCGTCCTCTCACCTCCGGTGGCCCCCGACCGTGAGCGCGCGGCGAACGCCGTGGGCCTCACCCTGGCCGACGTCCGCGCCGAGGTGGAGTCAGCCGTGCGCGCGCTCCAGAAAGACGACCCGGCGCTCACCCTGGTCCCCGGTCCGGAGATCGCCGACGCCGCCTGGCTGGCCGACGGAGTCCACCCGTCCGCCGACGGCTACCGCCGGATGGCCGGCCGGCTGACCCCGGTCCTCGGCGGCCTCATTACCTGCTAG
- a CDS encoding lytic polysaccharide monooxygenase auxiliary activity family 9 protein, whose product MKRNRKLVAALAGAAIAPVIVLVGPVGTASAHGYVNAPASRQAQCAQNIVSCGEIKYEPQSVEGPKGLRSCNGGVARFAELNDNSKGWRAASVGRTVTFNWTFTARHKTTDYEYYIGNTRIASFSGNNQQPPATVSHSVNLGSHTGRQTVLAIWNIADTTNAFYSCIDLQVS is encoded by the coding sequence ATGAAACGGAACCGCAAGCTCGTCGCCGCACTGGCCGGCGCGGCGATCGCCCCGGTGATCGTCCTGGTCGGCCCGGTCGGCACCGCGAGCGCGCACGGCTACGTCAACGCGCCAGCCAGCCGGCAGGCGCAGTGCGCGCAGAACATCGTCTCCTGCGGCGAAATCAAGTACGAGCCGCAGAGCGTCGAAGGACCGAAAGGCCTGAGAAGCTGCAACGGCGGTGTCGCTCGCTTCGCCGAACTGAACGACAACAGCAAGGGCTGGCGCGCCGCCTCGGTGGGCCGCACGGTGACGTTCAACTGGACGTTCACCGCGCGGCACAAGACCACCGACTACGAGTACTACATCGGCAACACCCGCATCGCCAGCTTCAGCGGCAACAACCAGCAGCCGCCCGCCACCGTCTCGCACTCGGTGAACCTGGGCAGCCACACCGGCCGGCAGACCGTGCTGGCCATCTGGAACATCGCCGACACCACCAACGCGTTCTACTCCTGCATCGACCTGCAGGTGAGCTGA
- a CDS encoding ATP-binding protein, with protein sequence MPSQLPGSPPFLPCRGDELTALDGFLAHTGTEPPLVVISGPGGVGKSALALRWLHRVRDRFPDGQLYVDLGAFDAAGPVPPETVLAWFLAALGLADDEIPEGLARREALFRTHTAQRRIAVLLDNAVSGGQVRPLVSSAPTALTVVTSRWRLPRLAGEGLSVDMHPWDVEQSVEALTALVGKDRVSAEITATHQIATACGGLPLALSMIAAQLRTHPRRSVAREADRLGDDTRLLRMSVDGDPALQAVFDSSYRSLDEDTARAYRLCGLHPGPRFGAEVLADVSGTTEDDVEETFDRLAEMHLLGEEDDGSHRFHDLVRAHARATARLDDGTDEEAVTRRFVEWYLTMTVRATDVVHPHRWKLEPHFTLGAPEHRSFATTREAMAWLRREQRSIRHCVLEAREREWHELVWPFCEALWGFFLHHRDYADWIRLQQLGIDSAIHCGHRIAEARLRSQRGYALAKSGDYQQAIAENELALRLARAEGHDASAATALSQLGRAARDNNDLPAALGYYRQARDLEARLGHRRNAALLSRRVGQVLSRSGRLAESIAELSGAAGVLEESGDSVQHSRTLMVLGTLLTQHDRQQEGLGLLREALRIITAAGSPHYTAEVLFALGEAEASAGDVTESAAHLNRAYEHFSSAGDPRSDEVLARLRNLSPPVGG encoded by the coding sequence GTGCCCTCCCAACTGCCCGGCAGCCCACCGTTCCTGCCCTGCCGCGGCGACGAACTCACCGCCCTCGACGGATTCCTGGCCCATACGGGGACGGAGCCGCCGCTCGTGGTGATCAGCGGACCGGGCGGGGTCGGGAAGTCCGCGCTGGCCCTGCGGTGGCTGCACCGCGTCCGGGACCGGTTCCCCGACGGCCAGCTCTACGTCGACCTGGGCGCATTCGACGCGGCGGGCCCGGTGCCGCCGGAGACAGTGCTGGCCTGGTTCCTCGCCGCACTCGGCCTTGCCGACGACGAGATTCCCGAAGGCCTCGCCCGCAGGGAGGCGCTGTTCCGCACCCACACGGCGCAGCGCCGGATCGCGGTGCTGCTGGACAACGCCGTGTCCGGGGGCCAAGTACGCCCACTGGTGTCGTCCGCGCCGACGGCACTGACCGTCGTCACCAGCCGCTGGCGCCTGCCGCGGCTGGCCGGCGAGGGACTGTCCGTGGACATGCACCCGTGGGACGTCGAGCAATCCGTGGAGGCGCTGACGGCGCTCGTCGGCAAAGACCGGGTCAGTGCCGAAATCACTGCCACCCACCAGATCGCGACCGCCTGCGGGGGCCTGCCCCTCGCGCTTTCGATGATCGCGGCGCAACTCCGGACCCATCCGAGGCGCAGCGTGGCGCGTGAAGCCGACCGGCTCGGCGACGACACCCGGCTGCTCCGCATGTCGGTCGACGGGGACCCGGCGCTGCAGGCCGTCTTCGACAGCTCGTACCGCAGCCTCGACGAGGACACCGCTCGTGCCTATCGCCTGTGCGGTCTGCACCCCGGGCCACGCTTCGGCGCCGAAGTCCTCGCCGACGTCTCCGGCACCACGGAGGACGACGTCGAAGAGACCTTCGACCGGCTGGCCGAGATGCACCTTCTCGGCGAGGAAGACGATGGCAGCCACCGTTTCCACGACCTCGTCCGCGCGCACGCCCGCGCGACGGCCCGGCTCGACGACGGCACCGACGAGGAAGCGGTGACCCGCCGGTTCGTCGAGTGGTACCTCACCATGACCGTCCGCGCCACCGACGTCGTGCACCCGCATCGCTGGAAGCTCGAACCGCACTTCACCCTCGGGGCTCCCGAGCACCGGTCCTTCGCCACCACCAGGGAAGCGATGGCGTGGCTGCGCCGTGAGCAGAGGTCGATCCGGCATTGTGTGCTGGAGGCGCGCGAACGTGAATGGCACGAACTCGTATGGCCGTTCTGCGAGGCGCTGTGGGGCTTCTTCCTGCACCACCGCGACTACGCCGACTGGATCCGCTTGCAGCAGCTCGGCATCGATTCCGCGATCCACTGTGGACATCGGATCGCCGAGGCGCGGCTGCGGTCCCAGCGTGGCTACGCGCTCGCGAAGAGCGGCGACTACCAGCAAGCGATAGCGGAGAACGAGCTGGCGCTGCGCCTCGCCCGCGCCGAAGGGCACGACGCCTCGGCGGCGACCGCGCTGTCCCAGCTCGGCCGTGCCGCACGCGACAACAACGACCTGCCTGCCGCTCTCGGCTACTACCGCCAGGCGCGGGACCTGGAGGCCCGGCTCGGGCACCGGCGCAACGCGGCGCTGCTGAGCCGCCGGGTCGGGCAGGTACTGAGCCGTTCGGGCCGGCTGGCGGAGAGCATCGCCGAGTTGTCCGGCGCCGCGGGTGTGCTGGAAGAGTCCGGTGATTCCGTCCAGCACTCCCGCACCCTGATGGTCCTCGGCACGCTCCTCACCCAGCACGACCGGCAGCAGGAGGGCCTCGGCCTCCTGCGCGAGGCCCTGCGGATCATCACCGCCGCCGGGTCGCCGCACTACACCGCCGAAGTGCTCTTCGCCCTGGGTGAAGCCGAAGCCTCGGCCGGCGACGTGACGGAGTCCGCGGCCCACCTGAACCGGGCGTACGAGCACTTCAGCTCGGCTGGGGATCCCCGCTCGGACGAGGTGCTGGCCCGGCTGCGGAACCTGAGTCCCCCAGTCGGCGGGTGA
- a CDS encoding TetR/AcrR family transcriptional regulator encodes MRRTQQDRSAGTRTALTTAARELFTTRGYQAVPAEEITRTAGVTRGALYHHFGDKQGLFRAVVEEVEREITAEVESALEQAPDTLTGMATALSVFLDICLRDDVRRISLTDAPAVLGWEAWRELEAEYGLKLLVDALAGAHAEGLLVDLPLRTLAQLVLSAVMEAARMIAAADDPARVRAEAEQVFAGWLGSLLRPAS; translated from the coding sequence GTGCGACGTACCCAGCAGGACCGCTCCGCCGGCACCAGGACCGCCCTGACCACGGCCGCGCGTGAGCTGTTCACCACCCGCGGCTACCAGGCCGTGCCCGCCGAGGAGATCACCCGCACCGCGGGCGTCACCCGGGGCGCGCTCTACCACCACTTCGGTGACAAGCAGGGCCTGTTCCGCGCGGTCGTCGAAGAGGTGGAGCGCGAGATCACTGCCGAGGTCGAGTCCGCGCTGGAGCAGGCACCGGACACGCTCACCGGCATGGCCACCGCGCTCAGCGTGTTCCTCGACATCTGCCTGCGCGACGACGTCCGGCGCATCTCGCTGACGGACGCGCCCGCCGTGCTGGGCTGGGAAGCCTGGCGGGAACTGGAGGCCGAGTACGGGCTGAAGCTGCTGGTCGACGCGCTGGCCGGCGCCCACGCCGAAGGCCTGCTCGTCGACCTGCCGCTGCGGACGCTGGCGCAGCTCGTGCTGAGCGCGGTGATGGAGGCCGCGCGCATGATCGCCGCGGCCGACGACCCGGCCCGCGTCCGCGCCGAGGCCGAGCAGGTGTTCGCCGGCTGGCTCGGGAGCCTGCTGCGCCCCGCGAGCTGA
- a CDS encoding SDR family NAD(P)-dependent oxidoreductase, with the protein MNGVTVSDTSRALVIGASRGLGLVLANELARRGWQVTATTRRSGGELQANADASAGRLTVESLEMTSPEQLAALRERLSGTRFDLLFVNAAINRGNLPIGEVPTGMFTEVMITNALSPLRALEALRELVVPGGTVAIMSSEQGSISQNTEDGFELYKASKAALNQLMRSYTTRYADDGQTKLLIDPGHNKTDLGGPDAPLTAEESIPAVVDVLEKQAGAPGLQFLDRHGEVVPW; encoded by the coding sequence ATGAATGGAGTCACCGTGTCCGACACATCCCGCGCCCTCGTCATCGGAGCCTCGCGAGGGCTGGGCCTCGTCCTAGCGAACGAGCTGGCCCGGCGCGGCTGGCAAGTCACCGCCACGACGCGCCGGAGCGGCGGCGAGCTGCAAGCGAATGCCGACGCCTCCGCGGGACGGCTGACGGTCGAATCACTGGAGATGACCAGCCCCGAGCAGCTGGCCGCGCTGCGCGAGCGCCTGTCCGGCACCCGGTTCGACCTGCTGTTCGTCAACGCCGCGATCAACCGGGGCAACCTGCCCATCGGCGAGGTCCCGACCGGCATGTTCACCGAGGTGATGATCACCAACGCGCTGAGCCCGCTGCGCGCCCTCGAAGCCCTGCGCGAACTCGTCGTGCCCGGCGGAACCGTCGCGATCATGTCGTCGGAGCAGGGCAGCATCTCGCAGAACACCGAGGACGGCTTCGAGCTTTACAAGGCCAGCAAGGCCGCGCTGAACCAGCTGATGCGCAGCTACACCACCCGCTACGCCGACGACGGGCAAACCAAGCTGCTCATCGACCCCGGCCACAACAAAACCGACCTCGGCGGCCCCGACGCGCCCCTCACGGCCGAGGAGAGCATCCCCGCCGTCGTCGACGTCCTGGAGAAGCAGGCCGGCGCCCCTGGGCTCCAGTTCCTGGACCGCCACGGCGAGGTCGTCCCCTGGTGA
- a CDS encoding NAD-dependent succinate-semialdehyde dehydrogenase yields MYTVTNPATGERIEEIGNATDEEVRAAIERVHRGYGSWRLRPVAERAAIVARAAELFAERADELAAIMTLEMGKRINEGRGEVGIVVDIFNYYAEHGPELIADESLALRGGAAVIRKEPIGALLGVMPWNFPCYQVARFVAPNLVLGNTILLKHASICPRSAAAIERILHDAGVPEDAYVNVFASSRQVPWMLEDARIQGVSLTGSEQAGISVAAEAGRNLKRCVLELGGSDPLIVLDTDDIETTVNTVATARMRNCGQSCNAPKRMIVLSELYDEFVDRLTKRVADFYQPGDPADPATKLPPLASVAAADEVAAQVETAIRQGATLRTGGHRVDGPGAYLEATVLTDVTPEMDAYREEIFGPVVLVFRAGTEEEAIAIANDSPFGLGASVFGTDPARLRRVADRIEAGMVYFNKSGGSEADLPFGGIKRSGMGRELGALGIEEFMNKKSIRL; encoded by the coding sequence ATGTACACAGTCACCAACCCGGCGACGGGTGAACGGATCGAGGAGATCGGGAACGCCACCGACGAGGAGGTCCGCGCGGCGATCGAGCGCGTCCACCGCGGCTACGGCTCGTGGCGGCTCCGGCCGGTTGCCGAACGCGCGGCCATCGTGGCGCGCGCGGCGGAGCTGTTCGCGGAGCGGGCCGACGAGCTCGCCGCGATCATGACCCTCGAGATGGGCAAGCGGATCAACGAGGGCCGCGGCGAAGTCGGCATCGTCGTGGACATCTTCAACTACTACGCGGAGCACGGCCCGGAGCTGATCGCCGACGAGTCGCTGGCGCTGCGCGGCGGCGCCGCGGTGATCCGCAAGGAGCCGATCGGCGCGCTGCTCGGCGTGATGCCGTGGAACTTCCCGTGTTACCAGGTGGCCCGGTTCGTGGCGCCGAACCTGGTGCTGGGCAACACGATCCTGCTCAAGCACGCGTCGATCTGCCCGCGCTCGGCCGCGGCGATCGAGCGGATCCTGCACGACGCGGGGGTGCCGGAAGACGCGTACGTGAACGTCTTCGCGTCCAGCCGCCAGGTGCCGTGGATGCTGGAGGACGCGCGTATCCAGGGCGTTTCGCTGACCGGCAGCGAGCAGGCGGGCATCTCCGTCGCGGCGGAGGCGGGCCGGAACCTCAAGCGCTGCGTGCTGGAGCTGGGCGGGTCCGACCCGCTGATCGTGCTGGACACCGACGACATCGAGACGACCGTCAACACCGTCGCCACTGCCCGGATGCGCAACTGCGGCCAGTCGTGCAACGCGCCGAAGCGGATGATCGTGCTTTCGGAGCTGTACGACGAGTTCGTGGACCGGCTGACCAAACGCGTCGCCGACTTCTACCAGCCCGGCGACCCGGCGGACCCGGCGACGAAACTGCCGCCGCTCGCGTCCGTCGCCGCCGCGGACGAGGTCGCCGCCCAGGTCGAGACGGCCATCCGCCAGGGCGCCACGCTCCGCACCGGCGGCCACCGCGTGGACGGCCCGGGCGCGTACCTGGAGGCCACGGTGCTCACCGACGTCACGCCGGAGATGGACGCCTACCGCGAGGAGATCTTCGGCCCCGTTGTGCTGGTTTTCCGTGCCGGCACGGAGGAAGAGGCGATCGCCATCGCCAACGACTCCCCGTTCGGCCTGGGCGCGAGCGTCTTCGGCACGGACCCCGCCCGCCTCCGCCGGGTCGCCGACCGTATTGAGGCGGGGATGGTCTACTTTAACAAATCCGGCGGCTCGGAGGCGGACCTGCCGTTCGGCGGGATCAAGCGCTCGGGCATGGGGCGCGAGCTGGGGGCGTTGGGGATCGAGGAGTTCATGAACAAGAAATCGATCCGCCTCTGA